From the genome of Hymenobacter cellulosilyticus, one region includes:
- a CDS encoding helix-turn-helix domain-containing protein — MDWIPAKLRTIRQEFNMTQLEIAQASGLSQRDISQLENGRKEGLPKEFIHFLHTRGVDLNWLFADPAAETAPATSASAGAPAKYSVPESSTSMAAEDRAGYGRVPGGSPVADGPAELRLVAQEQLRQYAQRCQEPAFEQQLPVGNLPLPEMGQGVFRAFQLPDAALAPAFAALDWVIARKEAPGATPENGALYVVVTRQQVWVQQVVTSPQQPGVLTLRPTANGATTTTVPQVAVTELWRVTGRLSFQVSASPPPTSALEASLQDLLSRVQRLEQGR, encoded by the coding sequence ATGGACTGGATTCCTGCCAAGCTGCGCACTATTCGTCAGGAATTCAACATGACCCAGCTAGAAATAGCCCAGGCTAGCGGATTATCCCAGCGCGACATCAGCCAGTTGGAGAACGGCCGCAAGGAGGGCCTGCCCAAGGAGTTTATTCACTTTCTGCATACCCGGGGCGTAGACCTTAACTGGCTATTCGCCGACCCAGCCGCCGAAACCGCACCCGCTACTAGTGCTTCTGCCGGAGCTCCAGCGAAATATTCTGTCCCAGAGTCTTCCACCAGCATGGCGGCGGAAGACCGGGCAGGCTACGGCCGGGTTCCTGGTGGCAGCCCGGTAGCAGACGGTCCGGCTGAACTGCGGCTGGTAGCTCAAGAGCAGCTCCGGCAGTATGCTCAGCGCTGCCAGGAGCCGGCATTTGAGCAGCAGCTGCCCGTCGGGAACTTGCCGCTGCCCGAGATGGGGCAAGGCGTGTTCCGGGCTTTCCAGTTGCCCGATGCCGCCCTAGCACCCGCGTTTGCCGCTCTCGACTGGGTTATTGCCCGAAAGGAAGCCCCGGGAGCTACTCCGGAAAACGGGGCCCTGTATGTGGTAGTAACCCGGCAGCAGGTGTGGGTGCAGCAGGTAGTTACTTCGCCCCAGCAGCCGGGAGTGCTGACGTTGCGGCCTACTGCTAACGGAGCCACGACTACTACCGTGCCGCAGGTCGCAGTAACGGAGCTGTGGCGGGTCACGGGCCGGCTGAGCTTTCAAGTATCCGCGTCCCCGCCGCCCACTAGTGCTTTGGAAGCCAGCCTCCAGGATCTGCTGAGCCGGGTGCAGCGCCTGGAGCAGGGCCGGTAA